GGCGGAAGCGCAGGTCCTCCCGCACCAGCTCGCCACGCCTGGGGAGTCGGCGCCAGACGAACGCGCGGCCGTCAGGCTCCGCCCAGACCGAGACGATGCCTGGTGTCGGGTCCCAACCCCAGAGCCATTCATCCTCCCGTGAAGTGGTCATCGTGATGGCTTCAGTGGCGCGTGAAAGCAGGGCAGAGCGTGGAACGACGCTCCCACATCCCAGACGGCGAAGGAAGACTCCCGCGCCAGCTCGGGCTCCCCGCCACATTGACAATCCCTTGTCATATGGACAATATCCTGTCCATGGTGAAGCTGACCGAGGAGGGAGAGGCGTTCACGGAGCTGGTGCTCGAGGTCTTCCGACTCAATGGCCTCGCGCTCGCGGCGGGGGATCGCTTGACCGAGCCCATGGGACTCAGCAGCGCCCGGTGGCAGGTGCTGGGGGTGGTGGAGCACGCTCCGGCACCCGTCGCCAATGTCGCTCGAATCATGGGACTGAGCCGCCAGGGCGTGCAGCAGACCGCCGATGCCCTCGAGAGAGATGGCTTCATCGAATACCTCGAGAATCCCCACCACCGCCGCGCGAAGCTCATCTCGATGACGGCCAAGGGTCGTGAGGCACTGCGGCGCGTCGAGGGATTCCATGCGCTCTGGGCGAACCAGCTCGGCGCCGGAATGAACCCGCGGCAGCTCCGCGCTGTCGTGAACGGCTTGAAGCAAGCGCGGCAGCTCCTCGAGAAGGACGCATCCGCCTCGGACGAGGCATGAGCTCACCCCAGGAGACACGCGTGACATCCACGATGACGATTCCGGTGCTTCCCTGTGCTTCTCTCGACGAGTCGCTGGAGTTCTACCGGCGCCTCGGGTTCCAGCAGACCTACCGGCAGACCACGCCGAACCCGTATGCAGTCGTCGAGCACGATGGGGCTCAACTTCACTTCGCTGGCGTGAAGGGGCTGAAGCCATCGGAGGCGTACACCACGTGCCTGGTGATCGTTCCGGAAGTCGAGCGACTGCATCAGGTCTTCGCCGAGGCGCTCCGCGCTGTCTTCGGCAAGCTGCCGGTCTCGGGGTTCCCGCGCATCTCGCGCATGAGGAAGGGACAGAGTCGTTTCACCGTGGTCGATCCCTCTGGCAACTCCGTCATCTTCATCCGGCGGAATGCGCCCGACGACTACGACGAGGGCCAGAAGCCACAATCCACATCGCGTCTCGGCAAGGCACTGCGCGCCGCGGCGCGGCTGCGAGACTTCAAAGGAGACGATCTCGCCGCCGCGAAGGTCCTCGATGTGGCGCTCGCTCGAAAGGAGCCGGCTCTACCCATTGAACGCGCGCGGGCGCTCGCCGCCCGGGCCGAGTTGGCCATCGTGCTCGGGGACGAGGCGTGCGCCCGGACCGCGAGGGAGGAGCTTCAGCGGCTCCCGCTCTCCGATGAGGAGCGCGAGCAATTCCGCGAGGAACTCGAAGCAGCAGACACCCTGGCGCGAACGCAGCGTTGACCATCCGCTCCACTGGGTGGACGGACGATTCCTGCAACCGGCGTGAGGAAGCGGAGCGAGCTGCCTGGCGCTACACGGCATGGCCACCCTTCTTGGGGAGGAAACATGCCCGGGATATGCTCCGGTGCACTTGCATGAAGGACGGCAACAACTCGGAAAGCGGCAACACCCATCCCACTCAGGTCATGCCGGGGACGGCGCTTCTCCGAGGCAGCATCATCTGCGAGAGATTCACCATCGAGGAGCTTGTCGGCCGCGGCGGCATGGGCTTCGTCTACCGGGCCGTCGACACGCACACCGGCCAGAAGGTCGCCCTCAAGCAGGAGACGCTGGCCATGCTGCGTCGCATCGCCGAAGCCCTCTCCACCGCGCATGGCAGGGCATCATCCACCGCGACCTCAAGCCCTCCAACACCGCGCGAGAGCGCTTCCTACATCAGGTGCCCGAGAATGCCCGCCCCCTCGAACTGGCCCGCCAGTGTTGGGGGGGCTCCGAACCAGACTGAGTTCCACTCGGGCAGCTCCGCCGATCGGACATGGGAAGACGGTTGGCAGTCTCGGGGGTGCTCTCGAGACCTTTCTCTCCATCTCTGGAAAGCACCTTCTCTCTATTGAAAATAGTGGCTCACGAGGTCGCACCATACGTTGGTGCATGAAACAAAATCGCACGAAGGACATACGGAGTCTTCAGTGGGATGATCTCAAGATATTCCTCGCCATCTCGAGAGAGGGCTCCCTGATAGCAGCGGCGCGGGCCATGGGGCTGACGCAACCCACGATGGGCCGCCGGCTCCAGTCACTGGAGAAGCTCGTGGGCTGCAAGTTGTTGAGGCGGACCTCCAGCGGGTACATCCTGACGGAGGACGGCATGGCGGTCTTGTCCCATGCCGAGCGCATGGAAGAGGAGGCCCTGGCCTTCGAGCGTCAGCTCGCCGCGCATGATGGTGAAGTCAATGGGACGCTGCGCGTCTCCGCCTTGGATTGGCTCGCCAGCCATGTCCTGGCGCCCGTCATCGCCCGGCTCCAGCAGCAGCATTCACGCATGGTGGTGGAACTCAGTATGGATCCCCGTCTGTTGAGTCTCGACCGGCGGGAAACCGACCTTGTCTTCTGCTTCAACCGTTTCGAGGAAGCCTATGTGGTGCAGCGGCGGCTCACGCACGTTCACTACGGGGTCTATGCCTCGCGCGCCTACCTGGAGCAGCGAGGGAAGCCGCATCCGTCCACGGGTGGCGTGGGCCATGATTTGATCACCATGGACTCGGCGCGCAGCCACCAGGCGGATGTCGTCTGGCTCACGGGGCGGCTGCCCAAAGCCCGTATCATCGGGCGCAGTAGCAGCCGCCACGTGCAGGCGCGGATGTGCGCCGAGGGAGGAGGACTCGCGGTGCTGCCCCTTCAGGTGGCGGAGTCCACTCCCGGCCTGGAGCAGGTGGATCTCGGCGAGCCACCTCCCGACCAGGATGTCTGGCTGGGCTACCATCGGGACTTTCAACACCATCGCCGGCTACGGGTGCTGCTCGACGCCGTCGAGGCCGCCCTCATGCTCGAGCATCCCAAGGGCATGAAAAGGACTTTTCCACCCCGGGCGCCGTGACCACCGGGGGAAAACCGCTCGCGGCTGTAATGCAGGCCGGGCTGGACACCTTTCTGGGTGTCGCGGCGAAACCCGGCCACTTCCGGCCGCTCCCACCGCACGCTGGAGAAGACCATGTCCCGCCTGCCCATCCCCACTTCCGACTCCGCCCCCTCCGCCACCCAGCCCATCCTGCAGTCCCTGCAACGCAAGCTCGGCCGCGTGCCCAACCTCTACGCCACCATCGGCCACTCTCCTGGTGCGCTGCAGTCCATGCTCACCTGGGAGGAGGCACTGTCGCAGAGCCGCACACTCTCCCGGCGCGAGCGGGAGCAACTCAACCTGCACGTCTCGGAACTCAATGGCTGCGGCTACTGCATCTCCGCCCACTCGGCCATCGGCAAGTTGGCCGGACTGAGCGAGCAGGACATCGAGGCGGCGCGCGTGGGCGCCGGCGCCAACGCGCGCGAGAATGCCCTCCTGGCCCTGGCGCGCCGCGTGGTGCGCACCGGCGGCCATGGCGCAGGAGGCGAGCTGGCCCGCGCGCGCGAGGCAGGCCTCACCGACGCCGAAGTGGTGGACGTCATCGCCGTCGTCGCCCTCAGGAGCTTCACCAACGCCGTGGCCGTCGTCGCGCAGACCGAGCTCGACTGGCCCAGGGCTCCCGCCCTTCCGGAGGCTTGAGTCCCACGTCGCATGGGGTTCCTGGTTGCCTGGAGGCCTGCTGGCTCCGCTGACAAACACAGCACGTAACCAGGAACAGGCTCGAAATAGGATTTTCAGATATTCCAGTGTACTCCTGGTTTAGACTGCCCCACCAGGAGGGAAGTGGAATGAGCGCTCGTCATAACGGAGTGCGCACCTGTGTCACTGGAATCCTGATGGTGCTCGGCGCGTGCACGCAGCCCCAGAAGGAGCCGGACGCCTCGGACGGCGGAGTGCCCTCCGCCGATGGTGGAAGCGTGGGCACCGAGCTCTCGCCGAACCTGATTCCGCAGGAGGAACTCTTCGACTGCCGCGGGGCCGACTCCGACGCTCCCACACGCATTCGCCGCGTCAACCGATGGCAGTGGACCCGCAACGTTGGCGGCTCCGTGACACGTGGATGGACCGGCTTCAGCTTCTACGACAATCCGCTCGATCCGGATCCACGCTCTCCCTACGGCAGCTACGCCGCCGACGACACGGTGGATGAGTCCATGGTCGAGATCATCCTCCCCATCGTGGACGAATACGGCGCGACGTGGGCCGGCCCCTACACCGGCTCGAACAGACTCGACCTGCTCCGCGAGGACAAGTCGTTGCGTTGCATGTGGGAGCAAACACAGCCAGGCACCGCGTGTATTCGCAACTACCTCGCCACGCTGCTCGAGCGGGGCGTGATGTACCGGCCGGCGCGCGCGGATGAGTTGGACCGGTTGGCGGCCTTCACCCAGTCGGTGCTCGCGCAGGAATCCTCCGATGGAGGCACGGGCGCACGTACCCACAGCCTCTCGCGTGTCGTCACCGCGGCGACCTTGATGAGCGGCGCGTTGTTCCGCGAGGAGCTGGGCACGCCGAGCGGCGACGGCCGGGTCGAGCTCGGTGAGTGGGAACTCGCGCAGCAGCTCGCCTATGCGCTGGGAGAGCGTGGCCCGGGCGCGGTTCCCACCTGGAGGTGGCCCTACACCTCCGCCTCCTCCAAGGGCCACTACGGAGACATCGCGGACGCGGCCCGGGATGGAGGGATTCGCTCACCGGAGGTCGTGGGCTCACTGATCGATCAGCACCTCGGCGGCGTGGATTCCACCCGCTTCGATCTGGTCCAGGACTTCGGCGAGCCGGAGCGTCCCCGCCGGGGCGAGTTCTGGCTCTCCGATGGCGTGGCGAACTTCTTCCGCCAATGGCTGGGCTACACGGAGGTGGAGGCGATCTTCAAGGAGCGACCGGAGGCGACCAGCGCCTTCGATGATGGAGAGCTGAGTGGCTACCGCGCGCAGGCCGCGGCCTGGGAGAATCTGCTCTCCGGCTACTACGGCGACGAGTCGACGCTGATCCAGCAGATGGACGACTTCGTCGCGCGCGCGGTGGTGAATGACGTCGCGGTGCTCGAGACCCTGTTGACCTCCCGGCGGTTCTTCCTCGCCGCGACCCGGGACTCGGGCTTCGACGGCAACGCCACGCGCTACACGGGC
Above is a window of Cystobacter fuscus DNA encoding:
- a CDS encoding DUF1588 domain-containing protein; this encodes MSARHNGVRTCVTGILMVLGACTQPQKEPDASDGGVPSADGGSVGTELSPNLIPQEELFDCRGADSDAPTRIRRVNRWQWTRNVGGSVTRGWTGFSFYDNPLDPDPRSPYGSYAADDTVDESMVEIILPIVDEYGATWAGPYTGSNRLDLLREDKSLRCMWEQTQPGTACIRNYLATLLERGVMYRPARADELDRLAAFTQSVLAQESSDGGTGARTHSLSRVVTAATLMSGALFREELGTPSGDGRVELGEWELAQQLAYALGERGPGAVPTWRWPYTSASSKGHYGDIADAARDGGIRSPEVVGSLIDQHLGGVDSTRFDLVQDFGEPERPRRGEFWLSDGVANFFRQWLGYTEVEAIFKERPEATSAFDDGELSGYRAQAAAWENLLSGYYGDESTLIQQMDDFVARAVVNDVAVLETLLTSRRFFLAATRDSGFDGNATRYTGQPYGTNAEIAATNDARWRMLPEAERAGVLTHPAWLASHGGNFEDDPSAVHRGKWVRENLLCGYVPPLSSVRVVAQVGPHAPDKNARARLEDATGKSECQGCHSLMNPLGLTFEIYNHAGYLRTRDHAPDGGWMAPTGQVMLSNLPDPGLNGPVRDAVELSEKLAASGYVKRCFVRQAFRYFMGRDENRSDACTLARMEQAYDAHQGSFKALLRALMTSDTWTTRREPALGE
- a CDS encoding LysR family transcriptional regulator gives rise to the protein MKQNRTKDIRSLQWDDLKIFLAISREGSLIAAARAMGLTQPTMGRRLQSLEKLVGCKLLRRTSSGYILTEDGMAVLSHAERMEEEALAFERQLAAHDGEVNGTLRVSALDWLASHVLAPVIARLQQQHSRMVVELSMDPRLLSLDRRETDLVFCFNRFEEAYVVQRRLTHVHYGVYASRAYLEQRGKPHPSTGGVGHDLITMDSARSHQADVVWLTGRLPKARIIGRSSSRHVQARMCAEGGGLAVLPLQVAESTPGLEQVDLGEPPPDQDVWLGYHRDFQHHRRLRVLLDAVEAALMLEHPKGMKRTFPPRAP
- a CDS encoding VOC family protein, with the translated sequence MTSTMTIPVLPCASLDESLEFYRRLGFQQTYRQTTPNPYAVVEHDGAQLHFAGVKGLKPSEAYTTCLVIVPEVERLHQVFAEALRAVFGKLPVSGFPRISRMRKGQSRFTVVDPSGNSVIFIRRNAPDDYDEGQKPQSTSRLGKALRAAARLRDFKGDDLAAAKVLDVALARKEPALPIERARALAARAELAIVLGDEACARTAREELQRLPLSDEEREQFREELEAADTLARTQR
- a CDS encoding MarR family winged helix-turn-helix transcriptional regulator, which codes for MVKLTEEGEAFTELVLEVFRLNGLALAAGDRLTEPMGLSSARWQVLGVVEHAPAPVANVARIMGLSRQGVQQTADALERDGFIEYLENPHHRRAKLISMTAKGREALRRVEGFHALWANQLGAGMNPRQLRAVVNGLKQARQLLEKDASASDEA
- a CDS encoding carboxymuconolactone decarboxylase family protein, with product MSRLPIPTSDSAPSATQPILQSLQRKLGRVPNLYATIGHSPGALQSMLTWEEALSQSRTLSRREREQLNLHVSELNGCGYCISAHSAIGKLAGLSEQDIEAARVGAGANARENALLALARRVVRTGGHGAGGELARAREAGLTDAEVVDVIAVVALRSFTNAVAVVAQTELDWPRAPALPEA